The stretch of DNA TAGGCCGGAACATGGCAGATGTGGTGGGCAGCAAGATGGCAAACATTGGCGAGATGGCCAACACCCTGTCGCTTCCGGTGCCGGACGGTTTTGCCCTCACATCAGCCGCCTTCAACCGGTTCATGGAGGAGTCCCGCCTCCAGGCCGAAATCGACCGCAGGCTTCAGTCCAGGCAGGGCGAAAATATCAGCGAGCTCTACGCCCTTGCAACGGAAATCCAGAACCTGATCGTTTCCACGCCCCTTCCCGATTCGATTTCAAAGGCAATTCACGAGGCTTACCAGGAGCTTGAGGAGCGCACCCACAAGGGCGTCACGGTTTCTCTGCGGTCGAGCGCCCTGGGCGAGGACGGCTCGGAAACCAGCTTCGCGGGCCAGTACCGCTCGATTCTGAATGTTTCCGCAGACAACCTGGATTCCGCCTACAGGGAGGTCGTGGCCTCCAAGTACGGCCTTCACGCGATAATCTACCGCCAAAGCCGTGGCATAAGGGACGAGGACGTGGCCATGTGCGTGGGCTGCATGGCCATGGTGAACGCTGTCTCCAGCGGGGTTACCTACTCGCAGAATCCCCTTGATTCCGCAGATGATTCGGTGATCATAAATTCAGTGTGGGGGTTGCCGAAATCGGTGGTGGACGGAAGCGTTGCCCCGGACATGTTCGTGGTGAAGAGAAACCCCGTTGAAATTTCCCGCCGCGAGATTCGACTCAAGACCCAGAAGTTCGTGTGCTACCCCGAAGAGGGCGTATGCCGCATGGACTTGACCGGCAAGGAAAAAAGCCTCCTGCCTTCCATAGACGACGATCACGTGAGGGCGCTTGCGCGTATAGCCTTGAATCTTGAGGAACACTACGGCGTGGCCCAGGACGTGGAATGGGCCATCGGGCCCAAGGGCACCATCTATCTTCTTCAGTGCAGGCCATTGAAGCAGATGGAAACAAAGGAGGCGAAAAAGGCCATAAGCGACGCCCCAACGGTGATCGTTTCGGGCGGCGGCACTGCAAGCCCCGGAGCGGCAACGGGAGAGGTCTTCGTGTTGCGCAAGAGTTCCGACGTCCTGCGATTTCCGCACGGGGCGGTGCTGGTGGCCGAGCAGGCCCTTCCGAGATGGGCGGCCCTTCTTTCGCACGCAGCCGCAGTTGTTACGGAGCAGGGAAGCCTTGCGGGGCACCTTGCCAACGTGGCCCGCGAATTCGGGGTCCCGGCCATTTTCGGCGTGGAACACGCCGTCGGAATTCTGGAAAACGCAGGGCTTGTAACCGTTGACGCCGACGGACAGGCCGTTCACAGGGGCAGGATTGAAGAGATTCTTTTAAACGCAAGGGCGGGAAAAAAGAACCTGATGGAGGGCACCGCAGTCCACGAGGCATTGAAGGCAGCGGTGGAGTGGATAGTGCCGCTGAACCTTCTGGACCCCGACGCTCCGTCCTTCAAGCCCAAAAACTGCAAAACCCTTCACGACATCACGCGATTCTGCCACGAGAAGGCGGTTCACGAGATGTTCGCATTCGGGCGCGAGCACCATTTTTCCGAAAGGGCCGCAAAGCAGCTTTTTTACAAGGTGCCCATGCAGTGGTGGATCATCAACCTCGATGACGGCTTTGACAAGGACATTCCCTGGAAGCTGGTGCCGCTCGAAAACATCGCATCCATACCGTTTTTGTCCTTATGGGAGGGCATAAACGCCGAGCCATGGCAGGGGCCGCCGCCCATGGACGCGAAGGGGTTCATGTCGGTTCTCATGCAGGCCGCCACCAACCCCAATCTCGAATCCTCCATGCCAAGCCAGTACGCCAACCGTAACTATTTCATGCTTTCCAAAAATTTCGTGAGCCTGACTTCGCGCTTCGGGTTTCATTTTTGCAGCGTGGAAGCCATAATATCCGAGCGCGCGGGCGAAAATTACGCCAGTTTCCAGTTCAAGGGCGGGGCCGCCGACCTGTCCCGCCGTATCAGGCGCGCCCAGTTCGTGGCGGACGTGCTGGAGGAGTTCGGCTTTAGGGCGGAAATAAAGGACGACGGCGTCTTTGCGCGGGTGGAGGGCCACGATGCCGCGCTGATGAAGGAAAAGCTGGTAATATTGGGATATCTTTTAATGCATACGCGCCAGTTGGACATGGTTCTGGCCAACGACCACGCATATGTCACTCACCGGGCCAAGATGCTGGACGACGTGGCCCGGATTCTTGCCGAGCGGGCCGCGAAGACTCCGCCTCCGACTCTGGAGCCGGAACCCGCCCCAGCCGCCCTTTAAGACTGAGTAGCGGACCCTGTATAAAAAAAGAGGGAACCGGGCGATAGGCCCTGGTTCCCTCTTTCGGTTTTAAAGGCCGCCCTGTTTCAGGGGCGGCCTTTTTCAATCAGGCATTACAGACTGAAGATCGAGCTTATAAAACAAAGTCCGCTGGAAGAATGGGTCTGGTCGCCGTCCGCAGCAACGTCGCCGTCAACGCCGAAGCCGGGAGCGCCGGGGTCGGTGATCTTGCCGTTGGCGAGGCCATCGTCGTCTTCCGGGCCGCCGTCACGCAGGGTGACCTGGATTTCCTTGGACGCCCTGTCGATGATTATGGGGATGTTGGCCTGGCCCTTCCACGCGCCGTTACGAATCTTGAACCAGTTGAGGCCGGGCTTCAGGTTGCCGTTGGCGTCGATGAAGGAGTTGGCGTTGTTGGGATTCAGGGCCTCATCCGGCACCTTGATGTAAAGAATTGTGGTGCCGCCCACCGGAACCTTGTTGATGATGAACTCGGTGGCTCCGATGGGGAGCGTGACCGTCTGGGCGCTCTTTTCCGGGCCGATCTTCCGGCGGGCCGCCCGGCTGATGGTGGCGTTGCCCTTTACCGAGAGGGTGAGAAGGCCCCGGATGGGGAAGTCAGCGTCGGGGGGGTCGGGCAGAAGGGCGTCCTTCTTCTCGACGGAAGGATCGATGAAGGCAAGGGACATCAGCATCCAGGCGGTTGAAAGAATGTCGCCGCCGTCAAGGCTACGGTATCCGTCGCCCCAGTGAACCCGCGTAATCTCGTCGGGCATGGAAGAAGCCGGCGTCCAGATGGCCTTGTTGTCAACGACTTCGTTGATGAAGTCCTGGGCCCAGGGGCGGGCCGGGGTGCCGAGGGTGTTCTGATGTCCAACCGTGGCCTGAAGGGCCTTGGCCATGCCGAACATGAAGTAATAGTAAGAGCCTGTTCCGCCGTTGTAGTAAGGCCCGGGGGTGACGGCCCAGGTATAGGTGCCGGGGGCCGCGAACCATTCCTCGGCCCTAAGGGCCATGGGGTCCTGATCCTGACCTATCATGGCCAGGGACCACAGGCCTGCCGCCGTCATGGGGCCGCCTATGAAGGAGTTTGAGCCCGGATAATAGCGAAAAACTCCGTAATTGTTAGCCACGTCCGTGATGTAATGGATGGCGGTAAGATAGGTGAGCAGGTTCTGGGCCCAGGCGGTGTCAGTGACGGACGAGCTTTCGCCCAGATAGCGGTTGGCGTACCACAGGCCCATGACCGCGAACTGGGTGTTGGACGTGTCGCCGCTGCCGTATCCGTTGTAATCCCAGCTTCCCTTATAGGTGTTGTCGGCCAGGTACTGGTTGGCTACGGTGAAGTCACGGGCCGAGCGGATGATGTTGGTCATGGTTATGGGCGCGGGATTGCTGGCAAGCGCCCAAAGGGAAAGTGCGATTAGGGTTGAGCTGTGATTGTAGTTGCCGCCTCCGCCTAGTATGGTGTAGGTGCCGTTCCAGCCGGCATTTGCCACCATGTACTGAATCCCCTTGATTATTGCAGGGTCTGAGGCCGGGACGCCGGTTTCAAGAAGCGCGGCCACTGCGAAGGCTGTAGCTGATTCCCTGTTCCATTGCTCATCGTCAAACCATGAGCCTGCCAGTTCCTGCTTGTCCCGAAGGTACTGCTGGCCGCCATGCATGGCCTGGGCAACCTTCTGCTCGGTTGCGGCCATGGCCGACCCGGCGAGGGCCAGAAAACATGCCGCCACAAAAAGAGCGACGATTTTAAACTTCCGGTTCATAGTTGATCCTCCTTCTTGAAGGTGGTGTGTACATCGTTTTCGGCATTACATCTGCATTATACTGCATTTTTCAGTCATGGGAAAGAGGTTCGGATATCTGCGGTCCTTTCGGGTTCGCCAGCCAGCCGGACGAACGGAACTGGCATGTTTCACATCTGCCATTCTCGGCTTTTCAGCATTTCGTCGGCCTGGGCCAGTATTGTTTCCACGCTTCTGGGCGCATCAAGTCCGTGCCTGCACCCGCATCCCATGCAGCCCCGCCCCGATCTTTCGGGAAAGACGTTGCACGGGAGGATATCGCCGCTTTCGTTTCGTCTTCGTCCGAAGCATTCATCGCTGGGACGGATGGAGGTTTTCGATTTTCCGTAATAATACCAGTTGGTGAGAGCGCATCCGCCGCCAAGGTCGGGAGACGGGCAGGAACAGATGGTGTAGGGGGTGTCCACCATTTTCATGGACGTGAACATGGTTCCCCTGGAAAGATAAAATATGTTGGCCATCTCCAGGGCCAGGGTCTTGTGCAAAAGTCGGTTTTTCCTGTTGGCGGAAAGGCCCCTTATCCAGCTTCTGGTGTAATCTTTGGTCACGGGCAGAAACTCCCATGACGGATAGGTTTTGGCAAAGAGCGTTTCAAGCCTGTATTCGGATGATCCGGAATCTTTCAGGCTTTTGAGTTTTTGAAAAAGATCATTATACCACGGGTCGGTGTCGGGCAAATACCCGTATGTTTCCTTCAGCCGGTCGCACCGGCCCATGAGCCTGTCCAGAAGCAGGCGGTTTTCCGCGTCTGAAGTGATGGTGAAGACTTCACCGGTTTTATCCCTAAGGTCGTTCGCAAGCCCCGAACTTCTGCACACGCAGTGGCCGATGAACATTATGGGAGAATTCAGGATGTCCTCCCAAACCTTTTGGACCGGCACTACCTGGCCGCTTATGATGAGGGCGCAGCCGATGTCCCGGAGCCTGTCCATGGTCTCGCCGGGGATTTTCTCGGCCCACCAGGCAGAAAGGGTCCCCAGTTCGTGCACCACCGGAAGGGAAGTGGGGCGACACCACAAAAAATAATCACCTATCGCGTTGGCCATCTGCCGGGCCACCGTGCGCTTTACGCCGGACCGCTCGTGCATGAGGGCCGCCGCCAGGAGTCTCTTGAAAAGCCTGGAGGATTCCGCCCTTGAGATTTCAAGCGGAAGCGGCTCTGGATTGGCCTTTAACCGCAAATCCTTCACATGGGCCAGCAAATGGGAAAGCTCGCGCACAAGCCTTGGCCATTTCTCCAGCATCTCAACGGGCAGGGCCACGTGGGAGTGGCCGTTGGTTCCGTGATGATCATGATCCAAGCACATCCGCGATTTCCCTGTAGGCCCGGTCAGAGAACAGAATAAGCCATGATATTCCTCTATTCCTGTAACTATAACACAAAAACAGCGTCATGGTAAGGGGGGCAGACTAAGAAAAAATTCACACTGCGAAAAATACGGCGTTCGCAGCCATGCAGCCGGAAAACATAGGTTGATCATTGACTTTGGCCAGTCTTTGCTGATATTGAATTTCCCGGAAATT from Deltaproteobacteria bacterium encodes:
- a CDS encoding pyruvate, water dikinase; the encoded protein is MGEQELNELRASFASRYHHFKLLLSANNKALEIMSDMEKALSGDRTFSMSFVRSQSTAVAVNVFSIVKNLDALAPEKYGELYGRLKEIQEGINETLAARKMPGSDRLVIPLFEIGRNMADVVGSKMANIGEMANTLSLPVPDGFALTSAAFNRFMEESRLQAEIDRRLQSRQGENISELYALATEIQNLIVSTPLPDSISKAIHEAYQELEERTHKGVTVSLRSSALGEDGSETSFAGQYRSILNVSADNLDSAYREVVASKYGLHAIIYRQSRGIRDEDVAMCVGCMAMVNAVSSGVTYSQNPLDSADDSVIINSVWGLPKSVVDGSVAPDMFVVKRNPVEISRREIRLKTQKFVCYPEEGVCRMDLTGKEKSLLPSIDDDHVRALARIALNLEEHYGVAQDVEWAIGPKGTIYLLQCRPLKQMETKEAKKAISDAPTVIVSGGGTASPGAATGEVFVLRKSSDVLRFPHGAVLVAEQALPRWAALLSHAAAVVTEQGSLAGHLANVAREFGVPAIFGVEHAVGILENAGLVTVDADGQAVHRGRIEEILLNARAGKKNLMEGTAVHEALKAAVEWIVPLNLLDPDAPSFKPKNCKTLHDITRFCHEKAVHEMFAFGREHHFSERAAKQLFYKVPMQWWIINLDDGFDKDIPWKLVPLENIASIPFLSLWEGINAEPWQGPPPMDAKGFMSVLMQAATNPNLESSMPSQYANRNYFMLSKNFVSLTSRFGFHFCSVEAIISERAGENYASFQFKGGAADLSRRIRRAQFVADVLEEFGFRAEIKDDGVFARVEGHDAALMKEKLVILGYLLMHTRQLDMVLANDHAYVTHRAKMLDDVARILAERAAKTPPPTLEPEPAPAAL
- a CDS encoding terpene cyclase/mutase family protein, translating into MNRKFKIVALFVAACFLALAGSAMAATEQKVAQAMHGGQQYLRDKQELAGSWFDDEQWNRESATAFAVAALLETGVPASDPAIIKGIQYMVANAGWNGTYTILGGGGNYNHSSTLIALSLWALASNPAPITMTNIIRSARDFTVANQYLADNTYKGSWDYNGYGSGDTSNTQFAVMGLWYANRYLGESSSVTDTAWAQNLLTYLTAIHYITDVANNYGVFRYYPGSNSFIGGPMTAAGLWSLAMIGQDQDPMALRAEEWFAAPGTYTWAVTPGPYYNGGTGSYYYFMFGMAKALQATVGHQNTLGTPARPWAQDFINEVVDNKAIWTPASSMPDEITRVHWGDGYRSLDGGDILSTAWMLMSLAFIDPSVEKKDALLPDPPDADFPIRGLLTLSVKGNATISRAARRKIGPEKSAQTVTLPIGATEFIINKVPVGGTTILYIKVPDEALNPNNANSFIDANGNLKPGLNWFKIRNGAWKGQANIPIIIDRASKEIQVTLRDGGPEDDDGLANGKITDPGAPGFGVDGDVAADGDQTHSSSGLCFISSIFSL